One window from the genome of Pseudomonas fluorescens encodes:
- a CDS encoding MaoC family dehydratase yields the protein MPYVPVAALKDYVGKELGRSEWLTIDQARINLFAEATGDFQFIHVDPVKAAQTPFGSTIAHGFLSLSLMPKLMEDILILPEGVKMVVNYGLDSVRFIQPVKVDSKVRLKVDLVDATEKKPGQWLLKATATLEIEGSEKPAYIAEPLSLCFV from the coding sequence ATGCCCTACGTCCCCGTTGCAGCGCTCAAAGATTATGTCGGCAAGGAACTTGGACGTTCCGAATGGCTCACGATCGATCAGGCGCGCATCAACCTGTTCGCCGAAGCCACTGGCGACTTTCAGTTCATCCACGTCGACCCGGTCAAGGCCGCGCAGACCCCGTTCGGCAGCACCATCGCCCACGGTTTCCTGTCGCTGTCGCTGATGCCCAAGCTGATGGAAGACATCCTGATCCTGCCCGAAGGCGTGAAGATGGTCGTCAACTACGGCCTGGACAGCGTGCGTTTCATCCAACCGGTGAAGGTCGATTCCAAGGTCCGGCTCAAGGTCGACCTGGTGGACGCCACCGAGAAAAAACCCGGCCAATGGCTGCTCAAGGCCACCGCCACGCTGGAAATCGAAGGTTCGGAAAAACCGGCCTACATCGCCGAGCCGCTGTCGCTCTGCTTCGTGTAA